The sequence TTTTTGAATATCTCGGTTTCTTTTTCACGGCCCATATTTTTCTCCTTCGACGTATTGATGAGGTTCTGTAACTCGATGATCAAGTTTTTGTTAATTTGCCCAACTTCGGCGTTGGAAAAAATTTTTAATCCTCAAAATATGTTGTATATTCCTCCGGTTAAAAATTGTTTCCGCCTTGAATTTGAACAAATTCCCTAAAAACTTGATGATCGAGTGTAAGGATTCAAATTTGGAAACGACAGATTAAAGAGTACCTTTAAAAGCGGAAAATCGCAAGATATTTTAGGGCCCTGCCCAGGGCAATTGTCTATATAAAATCAGCATTGTTTGTGAGTTTAAAAAGTTAACTTTTATCGAATTATTCGTTTGTCAGGCAGGTTATTCGGCTGCAGGCAAGCAGAAATAAAACCGGGTTCCCTTTCCAGGGGCTGTGTCCACCTTGAGTTCTTTTCCGTGGAGTTCAACTATTTTTCGTGCAATGGCAAGGCCTAAGCCTACATGGGTATCGCCGGTCCGATCCCAGGAACGGTAAAACCGGTCAAAAATGCGGTCCAGCTCTTTTTCCGGTATCCCGGGACCGGAATCCGATACTGAGATTTCAATATCGGCCCCTGCAAAGATTTCAACGGTTACCTTTCCCCTTTCGGGGGTATGGCCAAGGGCATTTTCAATTAAATTTTCCAACACCCTTTCAACCAGGGCTATATCCGCCATGGCAAACCGGCCGGTATCGTGGAACAGGGGAACAAATGTAATTTTTTTCTCGTCGGCCCGTAATCTGAATTTTTGCATGATATCCCCGGCCAGTTCCGCCGGGTTAAAGGGCTCGGGGCGGATCTGGTATCCGGCGGATTCCACCTGGGCCAACTCCAAAAGATGCTTGACCAAGGTATTGAGGCGCAGGCAGTGTTTAATGGCTATTTCTAAATATTCCCGGCGTTGTTCCGGTGTCTGCCGGCTGTCATCCATGAGCAGGGTTTCAATATAGCCCTGGAGGGTGGCCAAAGGGGTTTTTAAATCGTGGGATACGTTGGCCACAAGTTCCCGCCGCATCCGGTCGGAGGCGTTTAAGGCTTTCACCTGCTGGTGGATGCGGTCGGCCATATTTCGAAACGTCAGGGTCAACCGGTCGATTTCATCTGCGGTTTTCCTTGCGGATATCTTTGGCAGCACAAGCGTTTCCCCAACGTTGTCTGCCCGGAAGGCCTCCATGATCCGGGCCAGACGTTTCAGGCGGCCGGTGAGCAAAGCAAAAATCACAAGGCCGCTTGTAAAGGTAAACAAAAGGCTTGCCAGGATCATCCAGGTGGAAAGTCTGAAAATATAAGAGCCTTTGAGCTTATCCGCCACTGAATCATACTGCGCTCCGCCAAGGATCACGTAAACATATCCTTCCAGTGTCTCTCCATCCATGATGGGGGCTGCGGAAAACACCTTTTGCCTGGAAGGATGTTTGGGATCATCGCCCAAAACAGGGGGAACGGTTCCTTTGCTGCCAAGCCATTCCAAAACCGGCGTAAGGGATACGGCTTCGCGCTTGACACTGTCCTTTGGTGCCGAATAGGTTAAAATTTTGCCTGACGGGTCCAGCAAATAGATCTCAATACCCGGGTTAACCACCATGAGCATGTGAAAAACCTCTTTCAGGGCGGATGTATTGATCTTGCCATGGTCCATGAGCAGCCATTCCCGGGCAATTTGGTCTGCCAGATGCCGGTTGAGTTTCTGGTTTACCTCCTGCTGATACATGTCCGTTGAAAACACCGTTACCCCGATAAAAATCAGGCCCAGGAGCAGAAAAAGGGCGGCCAGTCCCATGGCGATTTTAGAATACAGGGACGTAAACATTGGGGTTAATCCTGTTCCTCGTCCCGGAATTTATAGCCCACGCCCCAAACAGTCAGGATGTATTCGGGCCGGGCCGGGTCGGTTTCGATCTTGCCCCTGAGGCGGTTAATATTGGAGTTGACCACATGGTCGTAACCGTCATGGCCGTATCCCCATACCTGATCCAGCAGCTGGGAGCGGCTGAACACTTTTCCGGGATGTTTGGCAAAATGCAATAAAAGATCGTACTCCTTAGCCGTGAGCGCCACAGGTGTCCCCCCCTTGAGAACCTTGCGTTTGTCCTGAATCAGCCGGAGTTCCCCGGTGGCAAGGTCAGCCATATCCCGAGGGCCTTGGGATTCTCGTACAGTATCAATACGCCTGAAAATGGCCTTGGCCCTGGCGACAAGTTCCCGGATGGAAAAGGGCTTGGTGACATAATCGTCCGCCCCAAGCTCCAGGCCCAGGACCCGGTCTATTTCCGATGATCTGGAGGTTAAAAGGATGACGGGGGTGAGCACCTTTTGTCTCTTAAGGGATTTGAGCACTTCCAGGCCATCCATTTCAGGCAGCATGATATCCAGGATGATCAGATGGTAGCGACCTGTCCCGGCTTTGCGCAACCCTGCAGGACCGTCGGCCGCAATGTCCACCTGCCACCCCTCGTTGCCAAAGTGCAGCGCCACAAGATTGGCCATATCCAGGTTGTCTTCCACCACAAGAATCTGTTGAATGGTCACAACGCCCCCATTTTGTATATAAAGATTTTTGAACGGAAATCCGTGTTTGGACAAAAAGTTGCCAGATATAAGGCGCAGAAACATTTGGGCCTTGATCATCGTTTGGTCCAAATTGTAGGGGCGGATTCCATATCCGCCCCCGAATTTTTTGTTCAAACACTAGAATAGAGAGGCATACTGCCCATATCCTTCAGCCTCAAGGTTTTCCTTGGGGATAAACCTGAGGGCAGCGGAATTGATGCAGTACCGCAGTCCCGTGGGAGCAGGTCCGTCGTCAAATACATGGCCCAGGTGGGAGTCGGCATGCCGGCTGCGCACTTCCGTTCGGACCATGAACAGGCTTACATCCTTTTTCTCAATAACGTTGTCCGGTTCCAGAGGGCGGGTGAAACTGGGCCATCCCGTACCGGATTTGAATTTGTCATTAGAGCTGAACAAGGGCTCACCGGACACGACATCAACATAGATGCCCTGCGCTTTATTATCCCAGTATTCATTCTGGAAAGGCGGCTCGGTTCCATCTTT comes from uncultured Desulfobacter sp. and encodes:
- a CDS encoding ATP-binding protein: MFTSLYSKIAMGLAALFLLLGLIFIGVTVFSTDMYQQEVNQKLNRHLADQIAREWLLMDHGKINTSALKEVFHMLMVVNPGIEIYLLDPSGKILTYSAPKDSVKREAVSLTPVLEWLGSKGTVPPVLGDDPKHPSRQKVFSAAPIMDGETLEGYVYVILGGAQYDSVADKLKGSYIFRLSTWMILASLLFTFTSGLVIFALLTGRLKRLARIMEAFRADNVGETLVLPKISARKTADEIDRLTLTFRNMADRIHQQVKALNASDRMRRELVANVSHDLKTPLATLQGYIETLLMDDSRQTPEQRREYLEIAIKHCLRLNTLVKHLLELAQVESAGYQIRPEPFNPAELAGDIMQKFRLRADEKKITFVPLFHDTGRFAMADIALVERVLENLIENALGHTPERGKVTVEIFAGADIEISVSDSGPGIPEKELDRIFDRFYRSWDRTGDTHVGLGLAIARKIVELHGKELKVDTAPGKGTRFYFCLPAAE
- a CDS encoding response regulator transcription factor produces the protein MTIQQILVVEDNLDMANLVALHFGNEGWQVDIAADGPAGLRKAGTGRYHLIILDIMLPEMDGLEVLKSLKRQKVLTPVILLTSRSSEIDRVLGLELGADDYVTKPFSIRELVARAKAIFRRIDTVRESQGPRDMADLATGELRLIQDKRKVLKGGTPVALTAKEYDLLLHFAKHPGKVFSRSQLLDQVWGYGHDGYDHVVNSNINRLRGKIETDPARPEYILTVWGVGYKFRDEEQD